TAGGTCCTGCTGATGCCAAGGTCACTATCGTCGAATTTTTTGATCCTGCCTGTGAAGCTTGTCGGGCATTTTATCCCTTTGTGAAAAAGATCATGGCTGAATATCCACAAGATATTCGTCTGGTGCTACGTTATACCACTTTCCATGAAGGATCTGACGAGGTAGTGCGCATTTTAGAGGCTGCTCGTAAGCAAGGGCTTTTTAAGTCTGTACTGGAAGAAGTGCTCAAACGACAGCCGGAATGGGCCGTTCATGGTCAGCCTGATATCAATAAGGCGTGGGCGGCGGCAGAATTTGCCGGGCTGGATATTGAAAAGGCTGAAAAAGATGCTCAAGCAATTACAGTGACTTCTTTACTTAAGCAAGAAGCTGCAGATGTTAAGGCGATGAATGTTGAGAAGACTCCAACGTTCTTTGTGAATGGTAAAGTACTACCCAGCTTTGGAGCTCAGCAGTTGTATGATCTTGTGATTGCTGAAGTAAAGCGTTAAATTTTGTACGTTGCCGGATTGTGGGGCCGGCAGCGCTTATCATTATGCGTCCTGTGCAGAAAGAATATAGTTATTTTGTAGCGAGTTTTGGTATCATAGCGGCCTCTGATCGGGGCGGCCGTATGCCGTCATATCCAGAGCATGTTCTTCAGTGCCAGATATAGGCTGTGAACGAATTTTAATGTTGCTCCGGCCACTGTGTGCCTGCTTTCCCCGTCATCAATCAGAATTTTTTATTACTGCTTTCTGGCTGCAGCCTATATTCTTTGAATATGGGCTGCGCAGTATTTTCAGACAGCAATAAGTAAACTTACAGCTTAAGCCAAAGAGAACGCAGGTATTTATTGATGAGCAATGTGACAGTAAGCATCATTATGGGATCACGGTCTGACTGGCCGACCATGGAGCTGGCAACTATACCCCTGAAGGAACTTGGGGTGGAGTTTGAAACTCAGGTTGTTTCTGCTCATCGTACACCAGACCGTCTGCATCAGTTTGCAAGCGAAGCGCATACTCGCGGTATTCAGGTCATTATTGCCGGTGCCGGCGGTGCTGCTCACCTTGCGGGTATGGCTGCTGCAATGACACATTTACCTGTTATTGCTGTACCGGTTGCCAGTAAATACATGAAAGGTATGGATAGCCTGATGTCTATGGTACAGATGCCTAAAGGCGTGGCTGTTGCCTGTCAGGCGATCGGTGAAGCTGGCGGTTATAACGCCGGTTTGATGGCTGCGCAGATGTTAGCTTTACAGGATGAAGCCCTGAGTGAGCGTTTGCAGGCATGGCGTAAGAATCAGACTGACAGTGTGCCACTGGAGGTGTGTTAATGCATATTGCAATAGTAGGCTGCGGACAGCTGGCGCGAATGATGGCGCTTGCTGGCTGGCCAATGGGGTATCGATTTACCTTTCTGGCCGGTGCCGGTGAGAATACCACCTGTGTGCAGGGGTTGGGTGATATTGTTGATCTAACCGACGATATGAAAGGTAATGCTCTTTTTAATGCATTGGGTGAGCCTGATGTAGTTACCGTTGAGCGTGAGCATGTAGATACGGTATTACTTAAAACGCTTGTACCTCACTGTGCTGTCTATCCTCAGCCAGAAGCGATCGAAGTCTGCCAGCATCGTGGTCGTGAGAAAACCTTCCTGAATAATCTGGGCATTCCGACAGCTAGTTTCCGGGTTGCTAATAGTACTGAAGAATTGCAGGCGGCCGTTGATGAGATGGGTGCTCCTGTACTGATCAAGTCATGCGAAGAAGGTTATGATGGTCGTGGCCAGTGGTTGATTGAAAATCCACAGCAATTAACTGATTTACTAAGCAGCGATACTGTTTTGCCGGAAGTTGTTGTTGAAGGTTTTGTGAAGTTTGAGCGTGAGGTGTCTCTGGTTGCAGCCCGTTCGCCGAACGGAGATATCAGCTGTTATCCGTTGGCAGAGAATCATCACAGCGGCGGTATTCTGCTGAGTTCTGTTGCGCCGGCTCCCGAGCTGACTGATGAAATGACTGCTCAGGCTAAAGAGATTGCTGATGCCGTTTTCAACGAACTAAATTATGTTGGCGTATTGGCAATTGAGTTGTTTGTGAGTGAAGGGAAGCTTATTGTTAATGAGTTAGCTCCACGGGTGCATAACAGTGGCCACTGGACTCAGATTGCCGGTATTTGCACACAGTTTGAAAATCATATGCGAGCGATTACTTCTGTTGGTTTGGGTACAACTGAGCCAGATGGTTATTCTGCGATGGTAAATCTTCTTGGCTGTGATCCTACCGATGAGATGGTGGATATGAGTAACGTACAACTACATAAGTACAATAAAACTCTGCGACCTAACCGTAAGGTTGGTCATCTGAACCTGCGTCACAACACTCTTAATGAGCTTCAGGTGCAGGTTGAGACTTTTAAACAGGAACTTTACGGTTAAGTACTTCTAACTATTTATTCGATAAGAGCCCGGTCGCTGATGTCAGCCACCGGGCTTTTTTATTGGAAGTGATTATTTAGCTATTAGGAATGAGTTTTAGACAGACAAAGTACTGGCTTAGTCAGGGAAGGTGTTGCTGTTAATGTGATGTTAAAGGCAAAACGCCTGCTTCATGGAAGGTTTAGCGAAGCAAGCGTGTGTGGAGAATTTCAGTTCTGAATGCTTTACTCAGTGTCCTGAGTGTCAGTTTTATTTTCCTCAGTTTTATTTTCCTCAGTTTCTTTTTCGGTTGGTTTTTCATCGTTTTGTCCATCGCAGGAACCGCAGCAGCTCATAGTTTTTCCTTTGTATTAATTCAACATTGTAGTGATGCTTCAATGTAACTTTCCGGTTATGAAATGCATTTGATATTCGTCAATCGAGCGTGTTTTGAGAGGCCATCTATATGATTGAACTACAACCCGGAATTGAACATTTAATTGGCCAGTCTTTAATAGGCATTTTATTGCGTTGAATTAACGTCGTTAGAAGGCGTAGTTCGCACCAAAGGTTTTCCCGATGAGTTTAAAATTTAAGCAGTCATGGCTTCGAGCGTTTTTTCTTTATGGTTACCGTAAAGTCATGATGACTTGAGAGTCTGGATGGGCTCAGAGTAAGTGAAGTTATGAGCTTCTGGCCTAATTTGAGGTTTTCGTCATCTGATAGTTTTTTCTATGGCGCTTAAGTATAGGCTGTTCTATCAGATAATAACTTATAGCAGCAAGCGCAATGCCAATCGATAGAGCTGTTATTAATGAGGTTTGCCAGCTGGCATCAAGGTTTCTCATAATATGTATTACAGGGTAGTGCCAAAGATAAAGTCCATAAGACATTTTCCCGAGCCACGCTAATATGCTGCTGCCCATCCATGTAGGGGCGGCGAGAATGATCATGGCAGCGCCGATTTCAGTGAGACTGAATCCGAATAATGTAGTTGATTCCATACGCCAGCGAAAATAAGCCATTGCCAAGCTGGTTAGCATAAAGCCAATAATAGTGACGAGTTTGTTCTTGATGGGGTTGATAGTAGTTAGCAATGCACCAAATATCAGGCCGCTGCAATGTGTGTCAGCTCTATCGTAAATATCACGCCAGTCTTGAAGCCAATAGTGTTCTTGCCATCTCCAGAGAGTCGCGGCAATCCACATGAAAGAAAGAGTGAGTCTAATATGTTCTTTAGGGAGTTTTAAGATCAAGGCTAAAATGAGGGGCCATAGTAAATAGAAGTGCATTTCTACTGAAAGGCTCCAGGTATGGCTTAGCACTTCAAGGGGAATATCAAAAGCCCGAGCGTAATCTGCCAGATAAAGACCCGATAAAACAATATCTTGGTAGTGTTGTGTAGTTTTATATTGTGGATACAGTATTGGTGCAAGAAGAGCATAAACTGTTATCAATAAAAGTAGAGCGGGATATAACCGCCACAATCGTCTTGTATAAAAGCGACAGTAGTTGATCTGATTTGTTTTCTGCCTTTCATCCACAAGGAGTTTTGTTATGAGGTATCCGGACAGGACGAAGAAAATATCTACGCCAAGAAAGCCGCCGCTAAGTTGAGGAACTTTAGCATGAAATGCTACAACCAAGATTGCGGCGATAGCACGCAAACCATCTAGCTTGGGATCGTAGTGCATGATGTAGTTAGCGAGTTCATGGAGGTCTTTCTATTCCTTAAGCTATTTCGTTTATCCTTAAATGTAGTGCCTTGCGGGTACTAAAACCAACTAACTACTTAGAAAGCAGTGGGTCTTCCGTGACTAGAGCTAGGAGCTGAATGGTCTTATCAGTAAAGAGTGAGTCGGATGCTCTAAAGAAAGTTTGTAGGGATAAAAATGGTGGGCGTTCCGGGACTCGAATCCATGACCTGTGCGGGTTTATAAAGAGTGAGTCGGATGCTCTAAAGAAAATCTGTAGGGATAAAAATGGTGGGCCTTCCGGGACTCGAACCCGTGACCTGTGCGGGTTTATAAAGAGTGAGTCGGATGCTTTAATAAAATCTGTGGGGTTAAAAATGGTGGGCCTTCCGGGACTCGAACCCAGGACCTGCCGATTATGAGTCGGATGCTCTAACCAACTGAGCTAAAGGCCCCCACAAGAGGGTGCCCATAATACCACAAGGTAAAATGGGCACAAGAGTTTGATTTAACTACTTTTAATGATCGTCCAGGAAACCGCGCAGATGATCAGAGCGGCTTGGGTGGCGCAGCTTACGAAGTGCTTTCGCTTCGATCTGACGAATACGCTCACGAGTTACATCAAACTGCTTACCTACTTCTTCCAGTGTGTGATCGGTATTCATGTTAATACCGAAACGCATACGAAGAACTTTGGCTTCACGAGCTGTCAGGCCGGCAAGAACTTCTTTAGTTGCTTCACGAAGACCTTCGCCTGTGGCTGAGTCTACCGGAGAGTCGATAGTTACATCTTCAATGAAATCACCCAGGCTCGAATCTTCATCGTCGCCAATTGGAGTTTCCATAGAGATAGGCTCTTTAGCAATCTTCAGAACTTTACGGATCTTATCTTCAGGCATATCCATACGTTCAGCCAGTTCTTCAGGTGTAGGTTCACGACCCATTTCCTGTAGCATCTGACGAGAGATACGGTTTAGCTTGTTGATAGTCTCGATCATATGAACAGGAATACGAATTGTACGTGCCTGGTCAGCGATAGAGCGGGTGATTGCTTGTCGAATCCACCATGTTGCATAAGTAGAGAATTTGTAACCGCGACGGTATTCAAATTTATCTACTGCCTTCATCAAACCGATGTTGCCTTCCTGGATCAGATCCAGGAATTGTAAGCCACGGTTGGTATACTTCTTGGCAATCGAAATTACCAGACGAAGGTTTGCTTCAACCATTTCTTTCTTAGCGCGACGAGCACGAGCTTCACCAATCGACATGCGACGGTTAACGTCTTTCATTTCGTTCAGCGTTAAGTGGAGCTCGCCTTCGATCTGAATCAGTTTCTTCTGAGCACGCTTAAGTTCGATTTCGTGACGCTTCAGAGCCGGCGCGAAAGCGTTATCTGAATTAATCAGGTTCTGAAGCCATTCTGGGTTGGTTTCATTGCCTGGGAATTCTTTTATAAACTGACGACGAGGCATCTTTGCACGCTGAGTGCAGATCTGCATGATCGCACGTTCCTGACGACGAATACGGTCTATTGCGCTGCGCACATTATCAACCAGCATGTCATAGTAACGAGGTGACAGTTTAATAGGCGAGAAAGCGTCGGTAAGCTCTTTAAAGGCTTTAGAAGCGGCTTTGCTGTCGCGCCCCTGGCTTTCTGCGGCTTTCAGATACGTAATGTAAGTGCTACGAACCAGGTCAAAGCGTCGTTTTGCTTCTTCAGGGTCTGGGCCGCGCTCTTTTTCTTCTTCGTCATCGTCATCGCTGTCAGCTGCTGGCTGAGGTGCCGCTGTCGGAATCTCGTTACCTTCATCAGGATCGATATAACCGCTGAAAATATCACTCAGTCGGCCTTCTTCTTCTAATGTGGCGTCGTAAGCACCGAGAATCGCTTCAACTGACCCAGGGAACGCAGCCAGGCCAGCCATAACTTCACGGAGGCCTTCTTCGATGCGCTTAGCGATTTCTATTTCGCCCTGGCGAGTCAGCAGTTCAACTGTACCCATTTCTCGCATATACATACGAACAGGGTCAGTGGTGCGGCCTGCATCGGATTCTACTGCAGCCAGTGCGGCAACTGCTTCGTCGTCTGCTTCTTCCGCGGAATCGCCTTCGGTCATCAGCAGGGTATCGGCATCTGGTGCTTCTTGAGATACTTTGATGCCCATGTCGTTGATCATGCGAATAATGTCTTCGACCTGATCCGGATCGGCAATATCTTCTGGCAGGTGGTCATTGACTTCGGCGTATGTAAGGTAGCCTTGCTCCTTACCGCGTGCGATCAGTTCCTTGAGGCGTGACTGCTGCTGGGAGGTGTCTGACATAAGTGCCCTTCATGATGATGACAGAGTGAAAAATTAGCCCGACATTATAGCGACAGACCGTTGTAAATACTACTGATAAGCACTGTTGGATCGTGCCAATGTGGTTAAAATGTTTACTCTTTTTGCTGTTTAATTCAGGCAACAGAAAGACTTTACCTGAGTTATTGATTAAGCATAGTAAATAGATGGGGGTAATGCCTAATACTTCAAGGGCTTAGCGGCTGGCTCTGCTGCTATGTTGTTGCAATAACAGTTGGTTCAGGCGCTTATTATCTTCAGGCGAGCGTTGATTGAGAGATTTTAGTTCATCTATCTGCTGATCAATACTGCGTTCCTGTAAACGCTGTAAGGAATCGCTCAAAACATTTTGTGCATTATCTGTGTTTTGAATCGGTTCCAGGTGGGATATCTCGTTGAGCGTACCAAGATAGCCTGCCAGATCCGTCTCGGACTCCCAGTCAACAAATAGCATGCCAAGTGTCGCATCAGGTGTCTGGCGCAAGTATTCGACAAGCTTGAAGAGTAGTTGCTCCGTTCGACTATTGCTGTTGGCCAGAAAACTGAGTTCACAGCCATTAGCCAGGTGCGGTGCATGTAACAAAATTGATATAGCGCTGCTTGCTGGTGTAATGCGTATATTCAGATCTTGTGGCGGCCTGAATTCAGGCTTTTCCTGGCGAAAGTTCTTGTTTTTAAACTTCCCCTTTCCTGATTTGCCCTTACGCTTGAAGCCATTGTTCTTCTGGCTGTTACCATCGCCATAGCCTGAGTAATCATTGTCGTAATAACCACCGCCCTGATCGTATTCTGGCTGTGGATAGTCGTCGTAGTCTGAAGCAGGTTCGTATTCAGTTGTCTGATATGTTGGCTGAGGTGATGCTTTCGTGGCTTCCTGGAGGTTGCTGATGCTGTTTAGCTGTTCAAAACTGAGACCCGTGAGCTCACTTATTTTATCTTGCATCATTTGCTGCAAAATACTTGGTTGCATCAGCTGAATCATGGGTAGTGCCTGATTACTAAAGCTGGCCCGGCCGTCGAGACTGTTAAGGTCTGCGTCTTCTCCAAGGGTGCGGAAGAAAAAGTCTGATAATGGCAGAGCTTCAGTCAGGCGTTTTTCAAATTTCTCAGTGCCTTCCTGGCGTACCAGGCTGTCCGGGTCTTCGCCTTCCGGCAGAAAGAGAAAGCGTGCCTGTTTGCCGTCAGAAATGACAGGTAAGGTGGTTTCTAATGCCCGGCTTGCTGCTTTTCGGCCAGCCTGATCGCCGTCAAAGCAGAAGATGACTTCATCGACCATTTTGAAAAGGCGTTCGAGGTGTTGTGCGGAAGTGGCTGTGCCAAGTGTAGCAACGGCATAGCTAATGCCATATTGAGCCAGCCCTACAACATCCATATAGCCTTCGACAATAATCAGTTTGTTGAGATGCTGATTGAATTTTCGGGCTTCATACAGGCCGTAAAGCTCGCGACCTTTATGGAAGGTCTCTGTTTCTGGGGAGTTAAGGTATTTAGGTTTTTCATCACCTAGTACACGTCCGCCGAAAGCGATAACTCTGCCGCGCATATCCTTGATTGGAAACATAATGCGATCACGGAAGCGGTCGTAATAGCGATCACTCTCTTCCTTGTGGATAAGCATTCCTGCCTGTTCAAGGCGAGGCTTGTCTGCTTCAGTCTGGCTTAGTTTTTTGAGGAGATTGTCCCAGCCAGGTGGTGCATAACCTATACCGAACAGGGCAGCAATTTTTCCGGTTAAACCGCGTCCTTTCAGGTACTCTACAGCTTTCGCTTTCTGACTGTGTTGCTTTAATTGTTCCTGATAAAAGCTGGAAGCTTCTTCTAGCAAGGCAAAGATATCTTTGCGACGTAATTCACGTTGATGGTCGACTCTGGACTCATCGCGCGGAACTTCAACGCCGGCCAGTTTGGCAAGCTCTTCCACAGCTTCAGGGAAGCTAAGCCTGTCATGCTCCATAATGAATCCCAAGGCGTTACCGCCAGCACCGCAGCCAAAACAGTAATAGAACTGTTTTTCGTTATTAACGGTGAAGGAAGGGGATTTTTCATTATGGAAAGGGCACAGGCCAGAATAATTTTTGCCGGTGCGTTTGAGTTTTACCCGCGACTCAACAATATCCAGCACGTTAATGCGGGCAAGCAGGTCATCAATAAAAGATTGCGGGATTTTTCCGGCCATAAGACATTCGCCTGGGTAACCAATTACCGGTTATGTTAGCGGTTAAGGAAATGCTTGTCAGTATGGCTGAGTTGCCAGTTGATACTGGCAATATATTCTCAGGATGTCAGACGGGTTTTAACCAGTTGACTAATGGGGCCCATATCGGCGCGGCCCTGTACCTGAGGTTTAACCAGTGCCATTACTTTACCCATATCTTGCATACTTTGTGCCTGGGAGTCAGTGACAGCCTGATCAATGATGCTGATAAGTTCAGCTTCTGAAAGTGCCTGAGGCAGAAACTCTTTGATAACAACGAGTTCCTGCTTCTCAATATCGGCCAAATCATTTCGGTCAGCCGCTTCAAACTGGCTGATCGAATCGCGACGCTGCTTTTGCATTTTATCCAGCGTGGCGAGAATACGGGTATCGTCAGGTGTAATCCGCTCATCAACTTCGATGCGCTTGATTTCGGCAAGAATCATTCGGATGGTTGTCAGGCGTTCTTTTGCCTTAGCACGCATTGCTGTTTTCATCTCATCACTGATGCGTTGCTTCAGGTCAGACATAGTAGCTCCGATAGAATTCTTTAGACTGTTCGATGGGATAATCAGGTCATTAGCAAATGCTCAGGACCTGATTTGATCAGTTAGTCGCCAGGCGACGAACCCGTCAATGATTAGTACAGACGTACGCGACGCTGGTTTTCGCGCTGAACTTTTTTCAGGTGGCGCTTTACAGCAGCAGCAGCCTTACGCTTACGAACGGAAGTTGGCTTCTCGTAAAATTCACGACGACGCACTTCAGCCAAAACACCTGCTTTTTCGCAAGAACGCTTGAAACGACGCAGAGCTACGTCAAATGGCTCGTTTTCTTTAACTTTAACTGCTGGCATATTTAATACCTTACCTTCCTTAAAAAATTTAATCTGATTAGTCTGAGTTTAGACTCAGCTGGCCAATAAGGGCGAACATTCTATTCTGATGCAATGGCACTGTAAAGGCTAAATGCGATGAAATCTTCTCTAAATTGAAGCATAATGGCGCCGCTTTTTCTGCCACTTGGGCAAAGTCCGCGGCATCTTACAGTAAAGTCCGCATAAGAGCAGGCTGAATTTGATATTTTTTAGTCTGAAAAGCATTTTTTTAGCATTTTTTAACTTGTGGAAGCCAGCATGCGTGTATTGGGTATTGAAACTTCATGTGATGAAACCGGCGTAGCGATCTACGACACCGATAAAGGTTTATTAGGTGATGCGTTATACAGTCAGGTGGCAATGCATGCTGAATATGGTGGTGTCGTACCTGAACTGGCTTCCCGTGATCACGTCAGAAAGTTATTACCACTAGTGCGTGAGACTCTGCAGCAGGCAGACACAACCCCACAGCAGTTAGATGCTGTTGCCTATACTGCCGGCCCCGGGCTTATTGGTGCGTTGATGGTAGGTGCTGCTACAGGCAGAGCTATGGCTCTGGGCTGGGGTATTCCGGCGCTTGGTGTGCATCATATGGAAGGGCATTTGTTAGCGCCAATGTTAGAAGATACGCCTCCGGCGTTTCCGTTTGTGGCGTTATTGGTGTCCGGAGGGCACACTCAGCTCGTTCGGGTTGATGCGATTGGTGAATATAGTTTACTGGGTGAGTCATTAGATGATGCAGCCGGAGAAGCTTTTGATAAAGCTGCCAAGATGCTTGGACTAGCATATCCAGGTGGCCCGGAGGTTGCGCGGATGGCTGAACTGGGTGATCGCAGCCGTTTTCGGTTTCCGCGCCCTATGACTGATCGTCCTGGTTTAGATATGAGCTTTAGTGGATTAAAAACCTTCACACTTAACACCAGTAACAAGCTGCGGGTAGAAGGTGAGTTGTCTGAGCAGGATAAATATGATGTAGCTGCAGCGTTCGAAGAGGCTGTTGTTGAGACGCTGGCGATCAAGTGTCGTAGGGCATTACAACAAACAGGCTTTAAGCAATTAGTGATTGCCGGCGGTGTCAGTGCAAATCAACGTTTGCGTCGTAAACTGGGTGATATGGTAGCGAAAGAAAAAGCTGAGCTTTTTTATGCCCGGCCACGCTTTTGTACCGATAACGGAGCAATGATTGCTTTTGCGGGTGCTCAGCGTTTATTGGCTGGCCAGAAGAGTGATCTGACAATTTTAGCGCAGCCACGTTGGCCGCTGGATACATTGCCAGGGCTTTAAAACAGGCTTCCAGTAGTTATTTATAAGCGCTTATTCTTTTGAGAAACTGGCTGATATTCTGATGATGACTGGCAAACAGGATGCAGGATATCAGTAAGCTTAGCGTTAGCCATTGAGGTACGAGTAGCCAGGTAAATAAAGGGGTTAGTAAGGCCATGCCCAGTGCTGCAAGTGCTGATATTTTTAGCAGCCAGATTAGCAGCAACCAGCATGTTACCTGGGCCAGACCCAGCTGCCAGTCCAGAGCCAGGCAGGCGCCCACGGTAGTCGCGACGCCTTTGCCGCCTTTAAACTGCAGAAACACCGACCATATATGACCGCTAAGTACAGCGAGTACAGCGAGTGCCAGCCATAAAGGGGCAATAGCATTATCTTGCAGTATGAATTGTGCAACGCAGATTGCGATGAGTCCTTTGCACATGTCACCTGCCAGAGTTATTACTGCGGCCGCTTTATTACCGACTCTTAATACATTAGTGGCGCCAGGATTACCGGAGCCTTTTTGACGGGGGTCGTTGATGTTCATATAACGGCAGACGATCACTGCCGTGGGAATGGAACCCAGCAAATAGGCGGCCAGCAAAATTGCTATGTTGATGGCTGTATCAGGGCTGTTCATGTTAGGAACCGATAGTCAGATCTAATCTTATATACCGCTAATTGTGTAAAGATACAAATGGGTAACGATTAGTTTTAGCTAAGTTTTCTGCTTTAAAGGTTTTTAAGTACAGGTTTTCCGTCGGCAATGAGGCGTTTTAAATAAAAAGCTGACGATGCCGGACCTGTAAAAAGTTACTTTGTTAATAAATAAATGCGTTTTGAATGTATAGGTTTAAGGCGGAAATAAGCAAGCTTCTGTCGGGCAGACGTAATAGACTGCCGGTATAACAGTATTGACATCCTGATGCGCTATGTTAAGTATCAGGTAATAGAATATGTGCTGCTTTGCAGTGCTTTTTAAATCGACTTATCAACAGGTTACAAAGTAGTAATGGATATTGTTTATATTAAACAGCTGGAAATTGAAACGGTTATTGGTATCTATGACTGGGAACGTGAAATTCGTCAGCGCGTAGTGCTGGATATTGAAATGGGATCTGACATCTTGGCAGCGGCTGCTAGCGAAAATATTGATAATACACTGTGTTATAAGACAATTTCAGAGCGTTTGATCGATTTTATTGCCAATAGCGAGTTTCAGCTGATTGAAACCATGGCTGAAGAAGTGACCAAAATTCTGATGAATGAGTTTGGTGTTCGCTGGGTTCGGCTGCAGTTAGGTAAGCCGGGAGCCGTTCCTGCGGCAGAAGATGTAGGCATTATCATTGAGCGTGGAGAACGTTTTTAATGGCAAAAGTATTCGTCAGTATCGGCAGTAATCAGGATCGTGAGCATAATATTTGCGGCGGGCTGGATGCATTAAACGCTACTTTCAGTGAACTGCGTTTGTCGCCGGTCTATGAAAGTGATGCTGTCGGTTTTGATGGTGCGCCGTTTTATAATCTCGTAGGTGAATTCTTAACTGAGCTTGAGCTGCCAGCGTTGAATGCTGTGCTTAAAGATATTGAAGATCAGCATGGACGTTGTCGTAAGAGTGACAGCCTGGGGCGTACACTGGATATCGATATTCTTACTTACGATAACCTGATAGGCGATTTTTCCGGTATTCAGCTGCCGCGTGCTGAAGTGTTGATTAATGCTTTTGTTTTAAGGCCTTTAGCTGAGTTGGCGACGAAAGCACGCCATCCTGAGTCCGGAGAGACTTATCAGGATTTATGGCGCGATTTTGATAAAGAAAAACAGCCGTTAGTCGCGATAGACTTTAGCTGGCAAGATCAAAAGATTTCAGTTGCAGAAATAACAGCTGACTGATTATCAGGGAATATTCCGTTTATTAAGGAGTGACGCTTTGGAACTGACAACTATCATTAGCATTGTTGTGACTGTAATTATCATAGGTTACATCATTGCTGTGTATAACAGTCTGGTGAGTCTGCGTAACCGGCATCAAAATGCTTTTTCACAAATTGATGTACAGTTAAAGCGTCGCTATGACCTGATACCTAATCTGGTTGAAACCGCTAAAGGTTATCTTAAACATGAGCGTGAGACGCTGGAAGCAGTTATCAGTGCCCGTAATCAGGCGCGAGCAGGCCTGGAGAGTGCTATGGCCAGTGCACAGAGCGCTGGAGCGCTTCAGCAGTTAGGTGTTGCTGAATCTGGTTTACAGGCGGCTATGGGCAAGTTTAATCTGGTTGTTGAGGATTACCCCGAATTGAAAGCTGATGCTCAGATGCAGCAGCTGAGTGAAGAATTAACCTCAACAGAAAATCGTGTTGCGTTTGCCCGTCAGGGATTTAACGATGCGGTTATTGAATATAATGAATATAAGCAAAGCTTTCCGCCGATTTTATTAGCCGGCGTTTTTGGACATAAAGCGGATGCCAGCCTGTTGGAAATGGCTGACAGAGAGCAAATCCAGCAAGCGCCATCGGTCAGTTTCTGATACTGATCTGAGATGAATTTTTATGAAGCGCAGGCACAAGCCAGTAAGCGAAGTTATTGGCTGATTTTCCTGTTTGCCTGCGTTACTTTCCTGTTAATCGGTTTAACTACTCTCTTTGTTATCACCTGGCTATGGTTTGATGACGGCGGTTA
The DNA window shown above is from Aliamphritea ceti and carries:
- the tsaD gene encoding tRNA (adenosine(37)-N6)-threonylcarbamoyltransferase complex transferase subunit TsaD; its protein translation is MRVLGIETSCDETGVAIYDTDKGLLGDALYSQVAMHAEYGGVVPELASRDHVRKLLPLVRETLQQADTTPQQLDAVAYTAGPGLIGALMVGAATGRAMALGWGIPALGVHHMEGHLLAPMLEDTPPAFPFVALLVSGGHTQLVRVDAIGEYSLLGESLDDAAGEAFDKAAKMLGLAYPGGPEVARMAELGDRSRFRFPRPMTDRPGLDMSFSGLKTFTLNTSNKLRVEGELSEQDKYDVAAAFEEAVVETLAIKCRRALQQTGFKQLVIAGGVSANQRLRRKLGDMVAKEKAELFYARPRFCTDNGAMIAFAGAQRLLAGQKSDLTILAQPRWPLDTLPGL
- the folB gene encoding dihydroneopterin aldolase, with product MDIVYIKQLEIETVIGIYDWEREIRQRVVLDIEMGSDILAAAASENIDNTLCYKTISERLIDFIANSEFQLIETMAEEVTKILMNEFGVRWVRLQLGKPGAVPAAEDVGIIIERGERF
- a CDS encoding LemA family protein translates to MELTTIISIVVTVIIIGYIIAVYNSLVSLRNRHQNAFSQIDVQLKRRYDLIPNLVETAKGYLKHERETLEAVISARNQARAGLESAMASAQSAGALQQLGVAESGLQAAMGKFNLVVEDYPELKADAQMQQLSEELTSTENRVAFARQGFNDAVIEYNEYKQSFPPILLAGVFGHKADASLLEMADREQIQQAPSVSF
- the rpsU gene encoding 30S ribosomal protein S21 translates to MPAVKVKENEPFDVALRRFKRSCEKAGVLAEVRRREFYEKPTSVRKRKAAAAVKRHLKKVQRENQRRVRLY
- a CDS encoding GatB/YqeY domain-containing protein, whose translation is MSDLKQRISDEMKTAMRAKAKERLTTIRMILAEIKRIEVDERITPDDTRILATLDKMQKQRRDSISQFEAADRNDLADIEKQELVVIKEFLPQALSEAELISIIDQAVTDSQAQSMQDMGKVMALVKPQVQGRADMGPISQLVKTRLTS
- the folK gene encoding 2-amino-4-hydroxy-6-hydroxymethyldihydropteridine diphosphokinase translates to MAKVFVSIGSNQDREHNICGGLDALNATFSELRLSPVYESDAVGFDGAPFYNLVGEFLTELELPALNAVLKDIEDQHGRCRKSDSLGRTLDIDILTYDNLIGDFSGIQLPRAEVLINAFVLRPLAELATKARHPESGETYQDLWRDFDKEKQPLVAIDFSWQDQKISVAEITAD
- the plsY gene encoding glycerol-3-phosphate 1-O-acyltransferase PlsY, which produces MNSPDTAINIAILLAAYLLGSIPTAVIVCRYMNINDPRQKGSGNPGATNVLRVGNKAAAVITLAGDMCKGLIAICVAQFILQDNAIAPLWLALAVLAVLSGHIWSVFLQFKGGKGVATTVGACLALDWQLGLAQVTCWLLLIWLLKISALAALGMALLTPLFTWLLVPQWLTLSLLISCILFASHHQNISQFLKRISAYK